The proteins below are encoded in one region of Hordeum vulgare subsp. vulgare chromosome 3H, MorexV3_pseudomolecules_assembly, whole genome shotgun sequence:
- the LOC123439133 gene encoding uncharacterized protein LOC123439133 isoform X1, whose translation MKAPSSSSFSLVAHAMPILVVILCCCCLLRSSSAAPAADQGNGMFAEKGAGYSFPEGGRVPVYWPTPPQPGPPVRQGGSGSGGGSGGSGGGGHVYTQPPPPALSQPHPEDLHPRPRCRNLHGTRN comes from the exons ATGAaggcaccttcttcctcctcgttctcGCTAGTCGCACACGCCATGCCAATCCTTGTGGTGATTCTATGCTGCTGCTGCCTGCTACGGTCATCCTCTGCCGCCCCCGCCGCCGACCAAGGTAACGGCATGTTCGCAGAGAAAG GTGCGGGCTATAGTTTTCCGGAGGGCGGGCGTGTACCAGTATACTGGCCGACGCCACCACAGCCCGGGCCGCCGGTACGCCagggcggcagcggcagcggcggtggtagcggcggcagcggcggtggtGGCCATGTCTACACTCAGCCACCGCCGCCGGCACTTTCGCAGCCACATCCTGAGGACCTGCACCCGCGGCCACGCTGCAGGAACCTGCACGGCACGAGGAACTGA
- the LOC123439133 gene encoding uncharacterized protein LOC123439133 isoform X2, protein MKAPSSSSFSLVAHAMPILVVILCCCCLLRSSSAAPAADQGAGYSFPEGGRVPVYWPTPPQPGPPVRQGGSGSGGGSGGSGGGGHVYTQPPPPALSQPHPEDLHPRPRCRNLHGTRN, encoded by the exons ATGAaggcaccttcttcctcctcgttctcGCTAGTCGCACACGCCATGCCAATCCTTGTGGTGATTCTATGCTGCTGCTGCCTGCTACGGTCATCCTCTGCCGCCCCCGCCGCCGACCAAG GTGCGGGCTATAGTTTTCCGGAGGGCGGGCGTGTACCAGTATACTGGCCGACGCCACCACAGCCCGGGCCGCCGGTACGCCagggcggcagcggcagcggcggtggtagcggcggcagcggcggtggtGGCCATGTCTACACTCAGCCACCGCCGCCGGCACTTTCGCAGCCACATCCTGAGGACCTGCACCCGCGGCCACGCTGCAGGAACCTGCACGGCACGAGGAACTGA
- the LOC123439135 gene encoding disease resistance protein RPM1-like produces MAEGVVALLTAKLGFALAKEAATLGASLLCKEASALKGLFCEIREAKEELQSMQAYLQGAERFKDTDETTGIFVNKIRGFAFEIEDVVDEFTYKLEDTHGGFAKKMKKRVKHIKAWRRLTLKLQDIKGRLQGADRRKVRYDMRGIDREGLNNVQSRSAGQSLNLAREEDLVGIKETKGKLMHLLVGDLEEPGTKIAAIWGMGGVGKTTLVHHLYKAVKTNFSISVWITVSSSCQVEDLLKQIASQLGVAIGAANTNRDLVEVICNYLQGSKYLIVLDDVWHVDLWFKIRNAFPRESTGRFVITTRIQEVALLATKNCTIKLEPLQRRYAWQLFCNEAFWNNVKKTCPDDLKNLAHQFLGKCGGLPIAIACVGRLLSCRHPTYSQWESLYKELELQLSNNVILNVNIVLKVSLEDLPTHLKNCFLHCTIFPEGCQFGRKRLIRHWIAAGFIKEAGSKTLEEVAEGYLNELVNRSLLQVVEQNCCGRVRRCRMHDIIRVLALAKSEEESFCQFYNGSRPFSTENTRRLSIQNTNMEQPTPLLCATSLRSLHVFNSHLRTDSLEAFLKPFNLLSTLDLQGVQIKRLPKTVFNLFNLRFLGLRDTQIEYLPKEIGRLQNLEVLDAYNAMLSVLPVEVATLRKLKYLYVLTIPAGANERVLTFDGIQVPKCIGNLTDLLALQLIEANSEVLCQLGCLTNLRTFAIAKVRSGHCVDLCWAITKMVHLVHITILALDQREVLQLEALCLPPTVSKVDISAQLDKSIIPQFVSSSSKLINLTDLHLCWSKLHEDSFACLLGLHGLVTLHLTKAYDGNGLHFHATSLPKLKVLGIWDAPNLSRVIIEKGAMQNVVKLFLRDCPELKDLPHGIEHLRTLEHLELQDISEELKRKLQQNGESKKYSEDWMKISHVRWVDVL; encoded by the coding sequence ATGGCGGAGGGCGTGGTGGCGTTGCTGACTGCCAAGCTCGGTTTTGCCTTGGCAAAAGAGGCAGCGACCTTGGGCGCATCGCTGCTGTGCAAGGAGGCATCTGCGCTCAAGGGCCTCTTCTGCGAGATCCGTGAGGCCAAGGAGGAGCTGCAGAGCATGCAGGCGTACCTCCAGGGGGCTGAGCGGTTCAAGGACACCGACGAGACCACCGGTATCTTCGTCAACAAGATCAGGGGCTTCGCCTTCGAGATCGAGGATGTGGTCGACGAGTTCACCTACAAGCTGGAAGACACCCATGGGGGATTCgccaagaagatgaagaagagggtcAAGCACATCAAGGCATGGCGCCGTTTGACACTCAAGCTGCAGGATATCAAGGGCAGGCTTCAAGGCGCAGACAGGAGAAAGGTCCGCTATGACATGAGAGGGATTGACAGAGAGGGCTTGAACAATGTTCAGTCAAGATCTGCTGGCCAATCTCTGAATCTTGCGAGGGAAGAGGATCTTGTTGGAATTAAGGAGACCAAGGGCAAGCTGATGCATTTGCTGGTGGGTGATTTGGAAGAACCAGGGACCAAAATTGCAGCTATTTGGGGAATGGGAGGTGTGGGTAAAACCACTTTGGTTCATCATCTATACAAGGCTGTGAAGACAAACTTCAGTATTTCTGTGTGGATAACTGTATCAAGTAGCTGCCAAGTTGAAGATTTGTTGAAACAAATCGCAAGTCAACTCGGTGTCGCAATTGGTGCCGCCAACACAAACAGGGACCTGGTTGAGGTAATCTGTAACTATCTGCAAGGTTCAAAATATCTCATAGTTTTGGATGATGTTTGGCATGTGGATCTCTGGTTTAAGATAAGGAATGCATTTCCTAGAGAAAGCACAGGTCGATTTGTTATCACCACTAGAATACAGGAGGTGGCATTGCTGGCAACTAAAAACTGTACAATCAAACTGGAACCATTACAGAGACGTTATGCGTGGCAGTTATTCTGCAACGAAGCCTTCTGGAACAATGTGAAGAAAACATGCCCAGATGATCTGAAAAATCTAGCTCATCAGTTTCTGGGTAAGTGTGGTGGTTTGCCCATTGCTATTGCTTGTGTAGGCCGCTTGTTGTCATGCAGGCATCCAACTTACTCTCAGTGGGAAAGTTTATACAAGGAGCTAGAGTTGCAGCTCAGTAATAATGTGATACTCAATGTTAATATTGTTCTGAAAGTCAGCTTGGAGGACCTTCCAACTCATCTGAAGAACTGTTTTCTCCACTGCACAATATTTCCAGAGGGCTGTCAATTTGGAAGGAAAAGATTAATAAGGCATTGGATCGCAGCTGGATTCATTAAAGAAGCAGGGAGCAAAACATTGGAGGAAGTGGCAGAGGGCTACCTGAACGAACTTGTAAACAGAAGCCTACTGCAGGTGGTTGAGCAGAATTGCTGTGGCCGAGTTCGCAGGTGCCGAATGCATGACATtatccgtgttcttgctctcgCTAAATCAGAAGAAGAATCCTTTTGTCAATTTTACAATGGCTCAAGGCCTTTTTCGACCGAAAACACGCGCCGTCTGTCAATTCAGAATACAAACATGGAACAACCGACTCCATTGTTGTGTGCAACAAGTCTCCGCTCTCTGCATGTTTTCAACAGTCATCTGAGAACTGATTCTCTAGAGGCTTTCCTCAAACCGTTCAACTTGCTGTCAACATTGGACCTGCAAGGAGTTCAAATCAAGAGACTACCGAAGACTGTTTTCAACTTGTTTAATCTGCGCTTTCTAGGTCTTCGAGATACTCAAATTGAATATCTCCCAAAAGAAATAGGAAGGTTACAGAACCTGGAAGTCCTTGATGCTTACAATGCTATGCTGTCGGTGCTTCCAGTGGAAGTAGCCACACTTCGGAAATTGAAATATCTCTATGTGCTTACTATCCCAGCTGGAGCTAATGAGAGAGTTCTTACTTTTGATGGGATCCAGGTGCCCAAGTGTATCGGCAATTTGACCGACTTGCTGGCCCTGCAACTTATCGAAGCCAACAGTGAGGTTCTGTGTCAGCTAGGATGTTTGACCAATTTAAGAACTTTTGCTATTGCTAAAGTTAGGAGTGGCCATTGTGTAGATTTGTGTTGGGCGATCACGAAAATGGTTCATCTTGTTCATATAACAATCCTTGCACTTGATCAAAGGGAAGTCCTGCAGCTGGAAGCACTTTGCTTACCACCAACAGTTTCGAAAGTTGATATATCAGCACAGCTGGACAAAAGTATTATACCTCAGTTCGTCTCGTCCAGTTCAAAACTTATTAACCTCACTGATTTACATTTATGCTGGTCCAAATTACATGAAGACTCTTTTGCGTGCCTCTTGGGTTTGCATGGCTTAGTGACGCTTCACCTTACCAAGGCTTATGATGGAAATGGGctacatttccatgcaacatcaCTTCCAAAACTCAAGGTACTAGGCATATGGGATGCCCCGAATCTCAGCAGAGTTATAATTGAAAAAGGTGCTATGCAAAATGTTGTCAAACTATTTCTCAGAGACTGTCCAGAATTGAAGGATCTTCCTCATGGCATTGAGCATCTTAGAACCCTTGAGCACCTGGAGCTGCAGGATATTTCTGAAGAGCTGAAACGGAAGCTTCAGCAAAATGGGGAATCAAAGAAATACAGTGAAGATTGGATGAAAATTAGCCATGTGAGATGGGTTGACGTACTTTAG